The following is a genomic window from Vitis vinifera cultivar Pinot Noir 40024 chromosome 6, ASM3070453v1.
ATCAAGTGCCATAATAGCAAGGCCTGTGTCACAGAACTGagaaatgaacaaaattttgaCTCCCAtcagaataaaatataaaatatgatgatGCACAGGGTAAACCCCACATATCCGTAACAGCAAGAAACAAAACCTTGAATAATAAACAACAATCAGAGTAACAATTAATAGCCCATAATAACCATAACCTACCATCCATTCCCCATCTTGAAACAAAAATATACTGTACATATGTATGCGTTGCTCTTGCCAACCAAAAAATAGGATCTTTGGCTGCAGGGATCTACTACCAGGTTTCAACCCCACCAGGATAAACCCGCTCATCACTCCAAAACAGCAACCTCTGTATCAACCCTCCAGTAGTTTGCATCATTGAACTCCTTCATCCCAGCTCCTCCGTCATCAGAATTCTCCTTTTCTGGCACTTTTGCAATAATGTTCCTCTTCAGTGGCCCTGCCTCCCCAACAATCCCCTCCTTCAGAGCCTGTTCCATTGCCTTCTCGGTACCCTCTAATTCCACACCTACaaattcaacatcttcttcaaaCAAAGACGGGACAGTGGCACCTCTCTGACTTGAACCAGACCCTGCCGACCCTTCACTGCCCGTAGCGGTTGGGGAGCCATTGGGAAGTACCAATTCTCCATGTGATGATGAATTAACATTCAGCACCGCTTCCTCAGCTGGAATAGGATGGGTGACATCAGTGTCTCCATTCTCATCCTCAAATGGATTTAAACTTGACCCACCAACCTGCAAATCCGCTGATTCTCCCCATCCCACCCATTCAGGTAAAGGCCTATCTCCAAACATGTCGTCATTATCTGTTGTTTCAAATTGGAAGAAACTCAAATCACCAGAAGCACTTGGCTTCTCATTCTGTGTGTTGATCACTCCATTCATGGAACTATTAAATCCGTTCAGGAAGTCTATGTTAGAAATGGAAGTGCCATTGATTGAATCTTTGCTTTCAGCCAACTCCTCATCCTCTCCAACCACTACCTCATCATCACTACTGCTATTACCACCATTTGTAGTCCCATTCAAGTTGACTTCATCCATCATCTCTGCGGGCGAGGTGCTTACAGGTGTTTCATCAATTCTGTTATCTTGGAATGCAAACCAGTTGGAATTTGTGAACAAACTGCTGCAACAAAGAGAGCATACAAGTATTTGTACATCTTCAAAATGTTCTTTTGTATGTcacaggaaaaagaaaaaaggaagaggaaaagaaaaaaaaaccaaatcaataaaggctatgtttggttcccaaaaaatttgaggaaaaatgtaaggaaatgaaaatagaaaggaaaaatagaaggaaaataaattatatatttaaagtcaataaattatttttatatactacttcaaacacatttcatttattttaactcttttgtataaagattaaataatttcaaaatacataagcttcttttttttttttcctttttttttttgtacttttcatagtaaaaccaaacatgagaaaaccattttccttcttttttttttcttttccttgatactttattggaaccaaacatagaatAAGTGCTCAGAACAACAAGCATCACCAATAGAACACGCAGAACGAAAGTGAAGCTCACAAATTTTCAATGAGATAAAATATTGCCACAATATAATGCCAAAACTAGCAAGTGCCACATGTAGATTGGGTTCACTAAATCAAAGCTTGGAAATAGGTGTCATATTTCCATCTTAAACAAATTCCCCTAGAAATCTTTATCATATCACCCACAAAACATGAGTGATGAAAACTAACTATGCTCCTTGGGAACTATACTCTCATTCacctaattttcttttatgataAATTGCAATGATCAGCATATCCTTCATTTAagcctaaataaataaaatgtcaaTTAAACACCTAATTTCAACTATATCTTAAATATTTATCTTCAAAGAAATAATGTGTTTGTAACCtaataaattgtttatttcttttaatctttAGTTACTTCATTTGTTTAATATGAATATCACCagtatttttattatctatCCTAAATTTTATGGAAGATTATATATTCaagataaattaatataaattaaaccATTTCTCATCTTAAtcttcattttaaataataaaatatcttctATCATATATAATCTAATAAATATAAaccataattatattttatataaaagaacaTCAAGCATAatcatgtttttcaaaaataacaaaatgttTATGGGGACCAtatggattttaaaattaacaaaataatacttaataagTTTCTTCTGTATTTTAAGaacttcatattttaaaatgcatGTATTATAGTTTAAAAATCCATATATCAGATTGAGTTGAAGGAATACTATTGTAGATTAatcatattatttcatttttatttctagacTATCCAAATacttaaaacaaaaatggatcttttattattttaaaacttatctTAACCATTTGCAAGGACAGGAATCATCAAATCATACATCACCAAGGATAAATTTCTCAAGAAATATAATTCCTATCTTGGCTATTCTACAAATCAAACAAGGCCAGAAAGTGGATGTTGTAAATCCTATTGCAACCTAGAATCTGCCAtccttaaggctatgtttgggtccgggaaaatttgagggaaaatgtgaaagaaataaaatggagagaaaaagtagaagaaaaagtgaaggaaaatataaaaaaaatattaaaatcaataaattatttttacatgctacttcaaacttatttcatttatttttcctcttctagataataattaaataattttaaaatgtataaatttttaataaattttaattatactttgttttctttcttattttttcacGATAAAACCAcacataagaaaattattttccttaacatttttttttatttccttagtattttccatgaaccaaacataccctaaGGTTTTAAGCTCCCGTTTCcaaattcataaaattgatataaaaactaatggaaaaaacgaaactagaaaagagaaaatttcaaaactgtttttatTAAGGTTAGGTGCTTACAAGCATAAAAAAGTCAACTTCCAACTCACCAAATAAAGAAGTACAATATTTCGTAGTTTAAGAAGACCAAAAGGCCACTTAAAGAGTGCCAAGGGAAGTATTGTTGATATTCTAACATCacccttttttccttcttctattGAAGAATTTCTTAAGCTctcatttagatacacttctaaaattagaaaatagtagtcacttttacataaaatataagaactctTAGAGACTTACATTGAAAAGGCAATGGttccaaaaactattttaaaaaattgaggtatcaaaaaaattttactacctcaagttttaaaaaattttaaagtaattttaaagaCATAAGGTAAATCTATACTTTTTGTAAAAGATGTTCTACTTGTATATTgaagtttctaattttaaaaataaaaaacagaaagtGTATCCAAACAGAGACTAAAAGtttcttttcctcttccttttttgtcttttaggtggtttgaaaataaatataaaattataaccatatatataaaatggaGTTGGCGTTTTGTTGTGGAGAGGGAAGCCTTTTAGAGGCAAGTTATTTATGGGAAGTACGGGGAGGAAGAGGGTTTATGGCGTTCTTGTGAAGTGAAGGAAAGGTTTGGGGTTGGTTTGAGGAAAGCCATCCAAAGAGAATGGGAGGTGATGGGTGGCAATTTGGCCTTTTTTACGGGTAATGGGAGGAGGATTAGATTTTGGAATGACAGGTGGTGTGGCAACGCTCCTTTGTGCACCACTTTTCCCTCCTTATTTGCTATTTCCTCATCCAAGGAGGCTTGGGCGAAAGATGTTTGGAACCTTTCTGGAGGGGGAGGTTAGGATACCTGTTCCACTAAGAGGTTCAACGATTGGGAGGTGGTTGATGTGAAGCATTTCTTTCAAAGATTGCAAGAAAGAAGGGTGTATAGGGATGTCGGGGATCAGGCGGGTATGGACTAAGTCGAAGGATGATAAATTTACAATCAAAATCTCTCTACAAAGAGTTGGAACCGGAAAGGCAAGGGGAATTTCCTTCTAGTGTAATTTGGAACCCATGGGTGTCACTGAGGGTgggcttctttgcttgggaggctacttggAATAAGGTCTTAACCTTGGATCAGATTCAAAGGAGAGGGTGACCTATAGCTAACAGATGTTATTTGTGTCTTTTAGAGGAGAAGTCTCTTGATCACATTCTCTTGCATTGCAAAATGGCAAGGAGTCTCAGACACttgttgttttctatgtttggGATACTACGAGTGCTTCCGTTTTCAGTTAGAAAGACGTTAAGTTGGCATGAAGCTTTTGTGAGGACAAAGAGGAAAAAGTGCGGCAAGCAGCCCCTTTGTGccttttttaaacaatttggaaggaaagaaatagtagGCCTTTCAAGGATGAAGGACATTTGGTTCAAAAGTGTAAATGTTATTTCCTTTGTAGCCTTTAGGCGTGGGCTAAGGGATTTTTAGTTTCTGGCCCCTCTTCCGTTGtggattttgtagattggttaggCTTTGTTTGAGGGGGTGCTGTTCTTTTTGGTCCCTTGCTCTTTTTTGAGGCACTTTTAGGCAtcctttgtatacttcctatatACTTTGGAGCGCTTTTTTGGAGTGTCTTGTTTTTAATGTATTGCTATTTAccaatcaaaatatatatatatatatatatatatatataaatattttttttataagtaagaaattgtattaaaaaaaagcaCGAAAAGAGCGGAAGAGTATACAGGTCAAAAAGATATGTGTAAATATACTAATTGATAATAAAAAGcatattatattattcaaaCAAAACTTCATACACTAAACAAGTGAGCAAGTGCAAAAAGCTAAAGACTAATGAGAACCTTAAAGACActtttttataggcaaagacTTTAGACACACTAtgagatttaatttatttctattccaCTTTTTGGTCTCTCCTACAACactttttttataggcaaaagagAACATATATTAAAAGCGCCTAAAGGAGGCATAGCTCAAtacacacaaagtatacaaaaaCACCTACTACAACATTTAAGGGCATTTCTCTGATGTTATCCAGCTTGATTGATAATCGGTGTGTGAACCATCAAAACATTTTGGATAGCCAGGCAAGGAGCATTGATTCAGTTTCATTTTGGAGAAGATGTCTTAACCGCAAGAAGTGAGGAGTTGCTTTATATTGTATATCTCATGCAGTATTATACCAATGTAGAGGTTTTCTTACCATATTGGAGAAGGTTCACTCACCTATTCTTTTGATCAGTTTTTGTAATTTTGGGAAGGATTCATCATCCTTCACAAGTACTCTTAAACCATATCaatgcatattttgtttttgattaaaaaaaaaaaaaaacaaaaagaagactCATGATGGTTCAGCACTAGCCTTATGGATTATTAAAGTTGAAATTAGACTGCAATAAGCTACAGGCTATAGAAACTATATGCTCAAATATATTGTCCGTGaagaaatgttttaaatattaacAATAACATCCTGCTGATATTACCCAACAAAACTGCTTTTGATGGCTTACCCAAGGGCATATGTTTCCTAATTGCCATATTCATGACTAATGTTCCCAAATTTGTGGTCTTGTTCAAAGGTAGTGTAGGATTGAAGTTGGGTTTGAATCAGGCCTGGAGCACTGAATTTTTTTGGTTCTAGTAAGTAGCATTCTAATGAAAAGACACATGTTACCCACCAAAACAGGTTCAACAAGGTACTGagtcatttaataattttgttttgataagtaaacgcacagaaaaaaaatatattagaagaaAGGGCGCCTTAAGGCTGACCCAAAGCATACAAGGGGTATACAAGAGGCACCAAAaagcaagaacaaaaagaagaggggaTACAAAAAAATCACCAGCCCTcatctagaacccaaccaatcaaaaaagctGATTAAAGGAAGAGTCCTTCATCTACAATCGACTTAgtccaaaaccaaaaattacatacaaaataaTAGGTACTGAATTTTTGTACACACCTACAAAAATAAAGTGGccattttttgtaaatatttgaacTTCTATTTCAGTTTTTCGAAGTTGTTTGCACTTGCATGTCAGCTCAAAGGatcaaaatagaattttaatattGTTTGTCTCAATCAATAATGCTTTAAATATTTTCTCCCAGAGTTGTCAGGGCAACAAGGATGTTAAAAAACTAATACTTGAGCAAGAAATCTAAAGTTTTCATCAGCCTGGAGTGGTGGCAGTGGACCTAGCACCTTGAGAACTGCAGGAGGGAAACCATGTAGCAGGTCCCACCCAGACCTCATGGATCACAACGTAAACTctaataataaaagataaaaagggAATTCCCTATTCCAAAAAGAAAACCACAAGCCAGGCAAAGTTTAGGGGGACCATCATATGGCACCCACTCTCTtgctagaaaacaaaaaatttccctTTTAACCAATTGCTCATATGTATTCAGGATCCATATTTTTTCATGCAACAGCTATTATCGTATCGAAATGGCTCAAAAACTAACCTCCCTTGGTCATCACCAAGTCTCAGGGATGAGATCACTACTTCAGCAGATTCATCATCAAAGTAGACATCCTGCATTTTATTAACACATTTTTGTAGGATCAAAtcctataaattaaaatataaaaagataaaagagacAGAGTTCAAAAGATTTCCATTCTTTTTCTCCTTCACTGCTTATCCATGTTACTCTTTATATAGCCACCCAACAAGTTCTTTTAAATCAACAAGACAACAATGAATTCATTTAGTTAAAAAGAATAACAGAAAGTATTACCTCATCATCTCGATCAAGAGCTCCATGATCCTGATATGATAAGAACCATAATCTAGCATGTTAAAAAGTCCAGGGACAAAAGGAATAAACCTACATAATATGAATGAATAGAAACAACCAATACCTCTTCACCATCCTCATTCCCATATATTTTATATCTAAAAGCCTGGCTTAGATTATTTGCTAGAGCTGCTACGTCATAATCTCTGTCATGAAGGTCATCCTCATCACTATCCCTTGTCCTGTCTTGCAGTGCAGTTGGGCGGCTGCACATACCAAAGACAACATTTTTATGATCATTAACAGGAgtatgatgatgaagatgataaTGATGATAAAGGAAAACAAGGAGAAACTAAGGTTGAAGGAACAAATGAGGAAATAAAAGGTTAGTCTAAGAAGCCAAGGGGAAAACACAGTAGGACTACCTGCATTGTGTTTGATTTGGAGGATAGTTCATCTTTTtcctttaattctttttatttcttatgataacATTTTTTGGTTCATGTAAGAACTTGAACCTGAAACCCCCCACATCGCCACCCCAACCcctttttttataggcaaagatCAAATCTACTAAAAGAACCAAACAAAAGACCGCATGAAAGTATACAAGGTGTATATAAACACACCAAAAGGTCATGCAAAGCAAAGAGACACAAAAAACAATACCTTCTCCCTACTTAGAGCTCAGCCAATCAATGAAGTCCACCGTGAACGTGAACATTGAGTGAGATCACCTATGTACACTAACCCATCCTAAGAAATTATACATAAAGGAATGTTTGACTGCTTGATCAGCATTTTCCATGCTTTCAAAAGCTCtaatatttctcttttttcaaaTGGTCCAAAATAAACACATGGGAACTGCTCTCTAagctttgtttcttttcttcctaATAAAAGATCCAATGTCAATCCAAATGAATGCTTGTAACTGAGGAAGGCATCACCCACATTATTCCAAATAGGACATAAATGAGTTGCCACAAGATAACTTGCCTTTGGGCAATGAAAAAGGATGTGATCCAtcgtttcttcttcttcttctttgcaaGATAACAACTGTTCATCATCTTTTATCCCCTCCTTTTTAGTTGCTCCAACGTAAAAATTCTTCCCTATGCTACTtccacaaaataaaaataaaaaaatacacccTTAACAAAACCCAAGagttccaaaccatgctcgaaGGGAAAACCttcattcttcaatttttttctttttggataagaaacaacaaagtatatatttattaaggAATTAAAGGTACAaaggaaggatgagaaatcctcccaaaaacaaagaacaaaacaaaTGGCACCtccaaaatactaaaaaaacctAAACTTCATAaggtaattacacaaaacaCCTCTCCTTACTAGCCCACACCTTTGGACCTACACACCAACACCCAATCAAGTTggatcacattaaggggaatgcccttgaAAGTTGTGGTGCAAGATACCCAAAaggaagcaaggaaatgaatagtaTCCCAAAGAACCTCTGAAGTCCTTGCCTTATCCTCAAAAATTCTAGCATTTTGCCATAGTACCAATCCTCTTCTGGAGTTTCCCAATCCCTTATGTGCAATGATCATCATCTCACAACTACTCCCACGAGGAACCCAGTCCAGCTTAGCCAAACCTCCATTCTTCCTTTGGACAAAGAGGAGGAGAGGAATTTAACTGAGAAATTCTCTTCAAACTCAACGATGGTATGTGGTCCTCCACTTCCCTACTAATAGCCTGACCCTGCAGTCTCCTAAAGAAAGCCTCATGCATCTATATCAGTGGCTATAGAAAACAAAGCTGTCCAGTTAGACCATTGAAGAGGCTGGATTGATCCAACCATCAAGATCAGAACATAAAACCattcatttgtatttatttcAAGAAAAGAAAGCCAAACCAGTACTCGCTAACTTCACACTTTTACTATATTGAAGCTTTTAGTATTTATTTCTCTATTAAACCAGACCCAAGTCAACCAAGAGAAATCATTATCCAACCAATTGCTGTGACCCAACCATCAAAACACAGAGATGGCTTGGATGGATATGAGAATGATGACGTTaccaaatgaaattaaagttaAAGACAATGAAATCATAAAAGATAATAACAATGCTCATAAACATAAAATGACTGAATTAAAAGAGGTTCCATGCAATCTGAAGCATTTAAATGTCTCTACCTAGTAAATGTCAATCTGAAAAAGAGGTTCCACAcaacaaaactaaaacaacTCCCTTACCTTTTCCTAACCAGTCCCAAAAAAAAGACCCTGGTCTTTTAATCCCCTTTAGTTGAAGGAGAATGCATCTGGAATCTCATGGCTGAAAGATTCTCTCCCAGAATCAAGTCATGAACTTGAccacaattattaatatatttttgcaGTCAAACATTAAATATATGTTTCTACAAACTGTCACCTTAATCACATTTTCCTCTAATATACAATATACAGGATAAAGATAAGACATGGCGCATACCCACAAGCCCATCGATAAACATTTTCAACAGCATTGCGCTCCTGTAGGACAGTAGTTTGCCACTCATTCCATTCACTATTTTCCTGGAGAGAATAAATGGATCAAAGTTGTATTAATAAAACTATGTTAAAGATCAAAGTCAGACAATTACTTTCCAACTCCCACAAGCACATGCTTAATTTgacaagaataaaaattaatttcaaattcaaaatcttGCCAATGACAAATAGAAAATATGCAGTAAGACAGAGTGCAAACGGCTCAGATGGACTTCTAATTTGCCAGCACACAAGAACATAACAAATTCTGGGCAATGGAATCAAAAGCAGGCAATCTATCATCCATCTCTTGCAAATGACTGTAGGGAAATAAGGACTTGAATGATAGCACTGTTAGGGATGAGCTAGGTGGCTCTGTAGTTTTTCTCCCAGCGGTCTGAAAAGGAAGACTGCTTTAAAGCACAAATTCTAGTGATCTAGACAATTTTAACTAAGAAATCCTGAAATTTCATATGCTACTTGAAATTCAAACAAGTACCTAAACTTTCAGAAATACGAGTACCATGCATTTGTTAATACCCGTTCTCAACGTCAAAGAGAAAAATCACAGTATAATTTTTCCAGCTTATTGCCAACCTGGAGAAAGGCTTGAATGCGACTGTTGCTGCTTCCCAACTGACCAAGCTTATTAGAAATCCTTGTAATGTGTCCAAGGTTTCCTGCCCGTGGTGCATTTCTTCCAGCAGCAGGTATAGTGGGCTGCATGAtcaatataatttcattttatccCAGTTTTTTAGTTTAATCAGTGATAAAAAGATAACAGATAATTGAATAATGAACTTGAAAGATGCcctaaaagaaatcaaaattggttataaaaaaattcttcattTCAGTGCAGCCGAAGAAGTGACTTGAAGTTGGTTGTAATAGCCACATACAGAATGTCACGCATCTTGGTCCCTTTTTAATTTTGGGGAACATTTCTTTTCCAGGGATATTTCCTGTCTCAAGTTCTTGACCCTTAACTTCCAAAAGATTTACTGAGATAAAGGGAATAGATTTGTGACAAAGTGGCATACACTATCTTACAATAACATACACCAAAGCATGAGCATCTACCTGATTAATGCATCTAGCTACCTGATTAAGATTGCCAGAAATAATGGGATGTTTATCCGATTGAAGAATTTTCCCAATCAAATCACATTCTCGGAAAAGATGATCGACAATGATAgtatttttgctttccaagcATGACAATATAATGCTTTCTACATGATGGTGCAAGGAGTTATTGTATGGGTACCTGCATGAATTTAAACCAAATAAATTTCTGGAAATTGATCATATTTAACCAAAATCACAACAATGAACGGTCATTCATTCATTCAGAAGtcacaaagtgaagaaaaaatcttACTCAAAGAAGAGATCGAGGACTCGTTGAATGGTCCCAGAGCTGACTAATTCCTTCTCTGCAATTTCATTGCCAGTTCGCAATAGTACTGCAATGAACTCCACAATCTAAAATCATAGCAGAACCATGTAAGGAAAACAAGATTAGAAGGTGATCAACAACTTTCTTTCAGTGAAAAccaaatttgaaagaattattCCTGCAAACACTGAACCTACTTTGAGACAAtcatgaaaaactaaaaaagctgaaaaactaaaaaaaagctTTATAATGGGCCACAGAAACACAACTTCGAGTTCCTCTCACCCA
Proteins encoded in this region:
- the LOC100260305 gene encoding uncharacterized protein LOC100260305 isoform X2; this translates as MFWKLTALSTSSPVESVLDKENFTLEELLDEEEIIQECKALNSRLINFLRDRAQVELLLRYIVEEPPEDTENKRAFKFPFIACEIFTCEIDVIFKTLVEEDELMDLLFSFLEPNRPHSTLLAGYFSKVVVCLMLRRTVSLMNYVQAHQNVFRQLVDLIGITSIMEVLVRLVGADDHVYPNFMDVMQWLAESNLLEMIVDKLSPSSPPEVHANAAETLCAITRNAPSALATKLSSPSFVGRIFDHALEDSHSKSGLVHSLSVCISLLDPKRTVSSPFIQSIRSQHMYESHIPVNPETVGAMLPKLGDLLMLLNVSSDEKVLPTTYGELRPPLGKHRLKIVEFIAVLLRTGNEIAEKELVSSGTIQRVLDLFFEYPYNNSLHHHVESIILSCLESKNTIIVDHLFRECDLIGKILQSDKHPIISGNLNQVARCINQPTIPAAGRNAPRAGNLGHITRISNKLGQLGSSNSRIQAFLQENSEWNEWQTTVLQERNAVENVYRWACGRPTALQDRTRDSDEDDLHDRDYDVAALANNLSQAFRYKIYGNEDGEEDHGALDRDDEDVYFDDESAEVVISSLRLGDDQGSLFTNSNWFAFQDNRIDETPVSTSPAEMMDEVNLNGTTNGGNSSSDDEVVVGEDEELAESKDSINGTSISNIDFLNGFNSSMNGVINTQNEKPSASGDLSFFQFETTDNDDMFGDRPLPEWVGWGESADLQVGGSSLNPFEDENGDTDVTHPIPAEEAVLNVNSSSHGELVLPNGSPTATGSEGSAGSGSSQRGATVPSLFEEDVEFVGVELEGTEKAMEQALKEGIVGEAGPLKRNIIAKVPEKENSDDGGAGMKEFNDANYWRVDTEVAVLE
- the LOC100260305 gene encoding uncharacterized protein LOC100260305 isoform X4; the encoded protein is MFWKLTALSTSSPVESVLDKENFTLEELLDEEEIIQECKALNSRLINFLRDRAQVELLLRYIVEEPPEDTENKRAFKFPFIACEIFTCEIDVIFKTLVEEDELMDLLFSFLEPNRPHSTLLAGYFSKVVVCLMLRRTVSLMNYVQAHQNVFRQLVDLIGITSIMEVLVRLVGADDHVYPNFMDVMQWLAESNLLEMIVDKLSPSSPPEVHANAAETLCAITRNAPSALATKLSSPSFVGRIFDHALEDSHSKSGLVHSLSVCISLLDPKRTVSSPFIQSIRSQHMYESHIPVNPETVGAMLPKLGDLLMLLNVSSDEKVLPTTYGELRPPLGKHRLKIVEFIAVLLRTGNEIAEKELVSSGTIQRVLDLFFEYPYNNSLHHHVESIILSCLESKNTIIVDHLFRECDLIGKILQSDKHPIISGNLNQPTIPAAGRNAPRAGNLGHITRISNKLGQLGSSNSRIQAFLQENSEWNEWQTTVLQERNAVENVYRWACGRPTALQDRTRDSDEDDLHDRDYDVAALANNLSQAFRYKIYGNEDGEEDHGALDRDDEDVYFDDESAEVVISSLRLGDDQGSLFTNSNWFAFQDNRIDETPVSTSPAEMMDEVNLNGTTNGGNSSSDDEVVVGEDEELAESKDSINGTSISNIDFLNGFNSSMNGVINTQNEKPSASGDLSFFQFETTDNDDMFGDRPLPEWVGWGESADLQVGGSSLNPFEDENGDTDVTHPIPAEEAVLNVNSSSHGELVLPNGSPTATGSEGSAGSGSSQRGATVPSLFEEDVEFVGVELEGTEKAMEQALKEGIVGEAGPLKRNIIAKVPEKENSDDGGAGMKEFNDANYWRVDTEVAVLE
- the LOC100260305 gene encoding uncharacterized protein LOC100260305 isoform X1 is translated as MFWKLTALSTSSPVESVLDKENFTLEELLDEEEIIQECKALNSRLINFLRDRAQVELLLRYIVEEPPEDTENKRAFKFPFIACEIFTCEIDVIFKTLVEEDELMDLLFSFLEPNRPHSTLLAGYFSKVVVCLMLRRTVSLMNYVQAHQNVFRQLVDLIGITSIMEVLVRLVGADDHVYPNFMDVMQWLAESNLLEMIVDKLSPSSPPEVHANAAETLCAITRNAPSALATKLSSPSFVGRIFDHALEDSHSKSGLVHSLSVCISLLDPKRTVSSPFIQSIRSQHMYESHIPVNPETVGAMLPKLGDLLMLLNVSSDEKVLPTTYGELRPPLGKHRLKIVEFIAVLLRTGNEIAEKELVSSGTIQRVLDLFFEYPYNNSLHHHVESIILSCLESKNTIIVDHLFRECDLIGKILQSDKHPIISGNLNQVARCINQPTIPAAGRNAPRAGNLGHITRISNKLGQLGSSNSRIQAFLQENSEWNEWQTTVLQERNAVENVYRWACGRPTALQDRTRDSDEDDLHDRDYDVAALANNLSQAFRYKIYGNEDGEEDHGALDRDDEDVYFDDESAEVVISSLRLGDDQGSSLFTNSNWFAFQDNRIDETPVSTSPAEMMDEVNLNGTTNGGNSSSDDEVVVGEDEELAESKDSINGTSISNIDFLNGFNSSMNGVINTQNEKPSASGDLSFFQFETTDNDDMFGDRPLPEWVGWGESADLQVGGSSLNPFEDENGDTDVTHPIPAEEAVLNVNSSSHGELVLPNGSPTATGSEGSAGSGSSQRGATVPSLFEEDVEFVGVELEGTEKAMEQALKEGIVGEAGPLKRNIIAKVPEKENSDDGGAGMKEFNDANYWRVDTEVAVLE
- the LOC100260305 gene encoding uncharacterized protein LOC100260305 isoform X3, with translation MFWKLTALSTSSPVESVLDKENFTLEELLDEEEIIQECKALNSRLINFLRDRAQVELLLRYIVEEPPEDTENKRAFKFPFIACEIFTCEIDVIFKTLVEEDELMDLLFSFLEPNRPHSTLLAGYFSKVVVCLMLRRTVSLMNYVQAHQNVFRQLVDLIGITSIMEVLVRLVGADDHVYPNFMDVMQWLAESNLLEMIVDKLSPSSPPEVHANAAETLCAITRNAPSALATKLSSPSFVGRIFDHALEDSHSKSGLVHSLSVCISLLDPKRTVSSPFIQSIRSQHMYESHIPVNPETVGAMLPKLGDLLMLLNVSSDEKVLPTTYGELRPPLGKHRLKIVEFIAVLLRTGNEIAEKELVSSGTIQRVLDLFFEYPYNNSLHHHVESIILSCLESKNTIIVDHLFRECDLIGKILQSDKHPIISGNLNQPTIPAAGRNAPRAGNLGHITRISNKLGQLGSSNSRIQAFLQENSEWNEWQTTVLQERNAVENVYRWACGRPTALQDRTRDSDEDDLHDRDYDVAALANNLSQAFRYKIYGNEDGEEDHGALDRDDEDVYFDDESAEVVISSLRLGDDQGSSLFTNSNWFAFQDNRIDETPVSTSPAEMMDEVNLNGTTNGGNSSSDDEVVVGEDEELAESKDSINGTSISNIDFLNGFNSSMNGVINTQNEKPSASGDLSFFQFETTDNDDMFGDRPLPEWVGWGESADLQVGGSSLNPFEDENGDTDVTHPIPAEEAVLNVNSSSHGELVLPNGSPTATGSEGSAGSGSSQRGATVPSLFEEDVEFVGVELEGTEKAMEQALKEGIVGEAGPLKRNIIAKVPEKENSDDGGAGMKEFNDANYWRVDTEVAVLE